Proteins co-encoded in one Astyanax mexicanus isolate ESR-SI-001 chromosome 1, AstMex3_surface, whole genome shotgun sequence genomic window:
- the LOC103023058 gene encoding zona pellucida sperm-binding protein 3 isoform X1: MSLNQVLWGVLLGFLIVYCKAEFSEWKQLIQYQDPVRAQELPQPVWGAVQDSLLLDIWRPVQEKIYLQSKQRVQGPIQKLAWHFPLVPETPRHKIDENFQLRRPVRANSVAADCGENVVHVEVKKDLFGTGELLNPLLFSLGGCTATGEDSETEVLIFEYDLQSCNSSLTMTEDELVYTYTLIYAPEPIGGTPVVRTGGVAVGIDCHYARKHNVSSKAILPTWIPFSSTMAAKELLFFSLQLMTDDWHFERPSNQYFLGDLLNIEASVAQFNHVPLHVFIDSCVATVDPDVNTTENYSFIENHGCLIDTKITGSRSQFMPRVQVDKLQLQLEAFRFLNQSGDLVYITCLLKATTASAPADVKHKACSYTSNGWTEANGGEAQVCDCCDMSCNTRNRRNAPNADLWREARVSLGPILIKEETLIDHEDISKDYQ, encoded by the exons ATGAGTTTAAACCAAGTGCTGTGGGGAGTGCTGTTAGGGTTTCTAATTGTTTACTGTAAAGCTGAGTTTTCTGAATGGAAGCAGTTGATACAATATCAGGACCCAGTCAGAGCTCAGGAGTTGCCACAGCCGGTGTGGGGAGCTGTGCAGGATTCGCTGTTGTTAGATATCTGGCGGCCTGTTCAAGAGAAAATTTATCTTCAGTCCAAGCAAAGGGTACAGGGACCTATTCAGAAGCTGGCATGGCATTTCCCCCTAGTTCCAGAAACACCTAGACACAAAATAGATGAGAATTTTCAGTTGCGGCGGCCCGTACGAGCAAATAGTGTGGCTGCTGACTGTGGAGAAAACGTAGTTCACGTGGAAGTTAAAAAGGATCTGTTTGGAACTGGAGAACTGCTAAACCCTTTGCTTTTCAGCCTTGGTGGTTGTACTGCAACAGGGGAGGACTCGGAAACTGAGGTTCTCATTTTTGAATATGACCTGCAGAGCTGCAATAGTTCATTAACA ATGACTGAGGATGAACTTGTCTACACATACACCCTAATCTATGCTCCAGAGCCCATAGGTGGAACACCAGTTGTAAGGACAGGTGGTGTTGCAGTTGGCATTGACTGTCATTATGCAAG GAAGCACAATGTGAGCAGCAAAGCCATCTTACCCACATGGATACCATTTTCATCTACAATGGCAGCTAAGGAGCTTCTGTTTTTTTCCCTTCAGCTCATGACTG ATGACTGGCACTTTGAAAGGCCATCCAACCAGTATTTCCTGGGTGATCTGCTGAACATTGAAGCCTCTGTGGCGCAGTTCAACCATGTACCTCTACATGTTTTTATAGACAGTTGTGTGGCTACAGTAGACCCTGATGTAAACACAACGGAGAATTACTCTTTTATTGAGAACCATGG GTGCTTGATCGACACAAAGATCACCGGTTCTAGGTCTCAGTTTATGCCTCGTGTTCAGGTGGACAAGCTTCAGCTTCAGCTGGAGGCGTTTAGATTTTTGAATCAAAGTGGTGACCTG GTCTACATCACATGTTTGTTAAAGGCTACCACTGCTTCTGCTCCCGCTGATGTGAAACACAAGGCTTGTTCGTACACTTCTAATGG GTGGACTGAGGCAAATGGAGGTGAGGCTCAAGTTTGTGATTGCTGTGACATGAGTTGTAATACCAGGAACAGGAGGAACGCACCTAATGCAG ATTTGTGGCGGGAAGCAAGAGTCTCTCTGGGCCCAAtcttaataaaagaagaaacccTAATTGACCATGAGGACATTTCAAAGGATTACCAGTGA
- the LOC103023058 gene encoding zona pellucida sperm-binding protein 3 isoform X2 produces the protein MSLNQVLWGVLLGFLIVYCKAEFSEWKQLIQYQDPVRAQELPQPVWGAVQDSLLLDIWRPVQEKIYLQSKQRVQGPIQKLAWHFPLVPETPRHKIDENFQLRRPVRANSVAADCGENVVHVEVKKDLFGTGELLNPLLFSLGGCTATGEDSETEVLIFEYDLQSCNSSLTMTEDELVYTYTLIYAPEPIGGTPVVRTGGVAVGIDCHYARKHNVSSKAILPTWIPFSSTMAAKELLFFSLQLMTDSCVATVDPDVNTTENYSFIENHGCLIDTKITGSRSQFMPRVQVDKLQLQLEAFRFLNQSGDLVYITCLLKATTASAPADVKHKACSYTSNGWTEANGGEAQVCDCCDMSCNTRNRRNAPNADLWREARVSLGPILIKEETLIDHEDISKDYQ, from the exons ATGAGTTTAAACCAAGTGCTGTGGGGAGTGCTGTTAGGGTTTCTAATTGTTTACTGTAAAGCTGAGTTTTCTGAATGGAAGCAGTTGATACAATATCAGGACCCAGTCAGAGCTCAGGAGTTGCCACAGCCGGTGTGGGGAGCTGTGCAGGATTCGCTGTTGTTAGATATCTGGCGGCCTGTTCAAGAGAAAATTTATCTTCAGTCCAAGCAAAGGGTACAGGGACCTATTCAGAAGCTGGCATGGCATTTCCCCCTAGTTCCAGAAACACCTAGACACAAAATAGATGAGAATTTTCAGTTGCGGCGGCCCGTACGAGCAAATAGTGTGGCTGCTGACTGTGGAGAAAACGTAGTTCACGTGGAAGTTAAAAAGGATCTGTTTGGAACTGGAGAACTGCTAAACCCTTTGCTTTTCAGCCTTGGTGGTTGTACTGCAACAGGGGAGGACTCGGAAACTGAGGTTCTCATTTTTGAATATGACCTGCAGAGCTGCAATAGTTCATTAACA ATGACTGAGGATGAACTTGTCTACACATACACCCTAATCTATGCTCCAGAGCCCATAGGTGGAACACCAGTTGTAAGGACAGGTGGTGTTGCAGTTGGCATTGACTGTCATTATGCAAG GAAGCACAATGTGAGCAGCAAAGCCATCTTACCCACATGGATACCATTTTCATCTACAATGGCAGCTAAGGAGCTTCTGTTTTTTTCCCTTCAGCTCATGACTG ACAGTTGTGTGGCTACAGTAGACCCTGATGTAAACACAACGGAGAATTACTCTTTTATTGAGAACCATGG GTGCTTGATCGACACAAAGATCACCGGTTCTAGGTCTCAGTTTATGCCTCGTGTTCAGGTGGACAAGCTTCAGCTTCAGCTGGAGGCGTTTAGATTTTTGAATCAAAGTGGTGACCTG GTCTACATCACATGTTTGTTAAAGGCTACCACTGCTTCTGCTCCCGCTGATGTGAAACACAAGGCTTGTTCGTACACTTCTAATGG GTGGACTGAGGCAAATGGAGGTGAGGCTCAAGTTTGTGATTGCTGTGACATGAGTTGTAATACCAGGAACAGGAGGAACGCACCTAATGCAG ATTTGTGGCGGGAAGCAAGAGTCTCTCTGGGCCCAAtcttaataaaagaagaaacccTAATTGACCATGAGGACATTTCAAAGGATTACCAGTGA